A window of Odocoileus virginianus isolate 20LAN1187 ecotype Illinois chromosome 3, Ovbor_1.2, whole genome shotgun sequence genomic DNA:
GATAGTATGCTTCTtactgtgatggcctatgacagGTTTGTGGCCATCTGTCACCCACTGCACTACACAGTCATCATGAACCCACGCCTCTGTTGCTCCTTAGTTTTGGTGTCCTTTTGCGTTAGCCTTTTGGACTCCCAGGTGCACAATGTGATTGTGTTACAACTTGTCTGTTTCAAGGATGTAGAAGTTTCTAGTTTCTTCTGTGGTCCTTCTCAACTGCTCAACCTTGCTTGTTCTGACACTTTCACCAATAACATAGTCAGCTATACCATTGGTGCCATGACTGGTTTTCTGTCTATCTCAGGAATCATTTTCTCTTACTATAAAATTCTTGTCTCCATTCTGAGAGTCCCCTCATCAGGTGGGATGTACAAAGCCTTTGCCACCTGTGGTTCTCACCTGGcagttgtttgcttattttatggAACAGGCCTTGGTGAGTACCTCAGCTCAGCCACCTCACAGTTTCCCAGGAAGGATGCAGCAGCCTCGgtgatgtacactgtggtcacccccatgctgaaccccttcatctacagcctgaggaacaaaGACATCAAAAGAGCCTTGTGGAGGTTCCTGGCAACACAAACTCAACTTAGGACCTGGCAACCCATTTGAGAGTATACTAGAAAATGTAGCAAAACTAAACCTGGAGATCTAAAAATTCTACCTGTCTCATGACACCATTTTTATAGCTCTTATGGCCTTCATGTCTCTCCTCACTTTCTACCTGAATATTACTTCTCTTTACAGTttatccccctgccagtgcaggagacacaagagacacaggtccaatccctgagtccggaagatccctggaggaggaaatggcaacccactccagtattcttgcctgggaaaccccatggacaggggatccttgtgggctacagtccgcggggttgcaaagagtccaacaagactgagcacacgcacacacacacatggtttaACATGACAGTGGGGAGTTCTAAGAGCCTTTTTGTATCAAAATCTCTCCTTGAATGAATCTCATTATATCTATGGAGATTCTATATTTTATCTTTGGTAGCCCAAGCATCCTCAAAAGATGAACAATTTCCCCTTAATATATCACAAATTTACAAATTTTCCAAGCTCTTATATACTTTCAATAATAAATTCTACTATTCAAATCTGTGCATGCTCTTATGTGAGCTACATGTCACCGCTTCTCAGCCTTGGCTTTTATTGCAATCTTCTGGGAAGTTTAAAATACTGACCACTGGGTTTCACcaccagaatttctgattcaacTGAATTTGGGTGTGATCCAAgcatgagaattttaaaaagggcTCAGGTGGTTCTAGCATGTGCCCAAGGTTGACAACTACTGATCCAAGTCAAGCCTCTCTTTCAAAGGTGAAGTTTATGCCTTGAGTCCTAATATTGTTCATGGACAAATGCTGAAGATCCAAAAGAGATCACAAGTCAAAGGGGGAAGATATGAAGACCCTGATGTGGTAACAAGCAATTCATTTTACCCATTATTTCCAATAAATTTCTTCACATAGCTTctctatgttgtacacctggCCTTTGCTTTAGGGTGGGGTGTTTGAAATCATGTTCCATCTTGTGGTCTATGTTCCATCAATGTCCATCTTGTGTTCATCTTACATACATTCAACAGTGGTCTGTATATATCTCTTTGCTCTAAAAGTTCAATGGGTTTCAATGGGTTTATACCCCACCAGCCCTTGGTGAAGTAGCTTCCTCCTTCAGTTATGATC
This region includes:
- the LOC110134019 gene encoding olfactory receptor 7E24-like; the protein is MGLSDDPELQPLLCVLFLSMYLVTVLGNLLIILAVTSDSHLHTPMYFFLSNLSSVDIGSISTTVPKMIVDIQSHSKVISYSGCLTQMSIFILFACMDSMLLTVMAYDRFVAICHPLHYTVIMNPRLCCSLVLVSFCVSLLDSQVHNVIVLQLVCFKDVEVSSFFCGPSQLLNLACSDTFTNNIVSYTIGAMTGFLSISGIIFSYYKILVSILRVPSSGGMYKAFATCGSHLAVVCLFYGTGLGEYLSSATSQFPRKDAAASVMYTVVTPMLNPFIYSLRNKDIKRALWRIYSEVS